From the Nitrospinota bacterium genome, one window contains:
- a CDS encoding secondary thiamine-phosphate synthase enzyme YjbQ — protein sequence MTVETKNFHIHTKGETDILDITPYVSKEIQDSKIRSGIGTVFVSGSTAGITSIEYESGVVQDLKDAIDRMAPRNISYRHDARWGDGNGFAHVRAALLGASFTVPFKDKRMLLGTWQQIVLLDFDNRPRSREILVQVIGE from the coding sequence GTGACCGTAGAGACAAAAAACTTTCATATTCATACAAAAGGGGAAACAGACATCTTGGATATCACCCCTTATGTGTCTAAAGAGATTCAAGATTCTAAGATCAGGAGCGGTATCGGTACTGTTTTTGTTTCCGGTTCCACTGCAGGAATTACATCGATAGAATATGAATCAGGCGTTGTGCAGGATTTAAAAGATGCCATTGATAGGATGGCACCGAGAAATATTTCCTATAGGCATGATGCCCGCTGGGGTGATGGAAATGGCTTTGCCCATGTAAGGGCAGCCCTACTCGGCGCCTCTTTTACCGTGCCATTTAAAGATAAAAGGATGCTTCTGGGTACATGGCAGCAGATCGTCTTGCTCGATTTTGATAATCGGCCAAGATCTCGAGAAATTTTAGTACAGGTTATTGGGGAGTGA
- a CDS encoding ADP-ribosylglycohydrolase family protein: MISAVNSRGDTDSIAAILGSIRGAYHGYKKLPKRWLEDLEDKDRIIPVAEKLYDLSKKEGGR; encoded by the coding sequence ATGATATCAGCTGTTAATAGCAGAGGCGACACAGATAGTATTGCCGCTATCCTTGGAAGTATAAGGGGGGCATATCATGGATATAAAAAGTTACCTAAAAGATGGCTTGAAGATTTAGAAGATAAGGATAGAATCATTCCTGTTGCAGAAAAGCTGTATGATTTATCAAAAAAGGAGGGGGGAAGGTGA